Within Gilvibacter sp. SZ-19, the genomic segment TTGATGGATTTTGTCTCAGAAGAAGATCTAGAGGCCAGCTTGTTCAGCGAGCAACAACTTTCTGACGAATCTATTGAGACCTATTTATTGGAAAATCTAGACGATATTGATTTTATTACGACTTACGAGGAATAAGCCCTCAAGCCAAAACAGACAAACATGAAAAAATTCTACTACATATTATTATTGAGCTTTATGCTTATAGGGTTTTCTGCGGATGCCCAACGGCAACGGCCAAACCCTGGGGAAATTGAGGCTCAAAAAACAGCTTTTATAACCAACAATCTGGACTTGACCCCAGAGCAGGCACAAAAGTTCTGGCCCATCTATAACGCCTCAGAGAAGCGTATGGAAAGCATCAGACGGCAGCAAAGAGAGGCGCTTATGAAAGTGCGTCTTAACGGAGGTGCAGTTTCAGATTCCGAGGCCTGGGATCTAATAGAAAATCTAATGTCTTGGGAGCAAAGCATGCTGGACGAGCGCAAGAACCTGGTCGCGCAACTCAAAGGAGTGGTAACTCCGCAGCAAATACTAAAGCTAAAACGAGCCGAAGAGGAATTCAAACGCAGACTCCTGCAAGCCATGCAAAGACGCAGAAAGAATTAAGATGAGCGAGCCTTCGGGTTCGCTTTTTTATTTAAAGATGAGTTTATCTATCTTGCCATAACCGCTGGCAAAGGCTGTACTATCGTTAACAAATTGGATGTTGTAATAAGACTCCTTAGTTAGTTCTACCCAAGATTCGCCTCCATCATTAGAATAGGAAACTCCGGGAATTCCAACTGCCACTATCCCCTGCCCTTTGGTATTTGGCAAATAACGAACACAGGAACGATATCCCGGACCAGCCTGATCACTGATCAAGTTCCAAGTCTTGCCACCGTCTGTGGTGATCGCCTTATTACCGCCATTGTCCTCTTTTGCGTCCCAATTTCCACCAAAGATGATTCCATTCTTGGCGTCTTGAAAGGCTACAGAGTAGATGCCCGTCATGGCCTGGCCTTCTATAATAGGGGTTTCGTAGACCTTCCAAGTTTGCCCGCGATCTGTAGTTTTGAAAACTCGGGCGCGTTTTCCTCCGGAGACCAACCAAGCCGAATTACCAAAAACAGCAATATTGGAATTGCTAGCCGCGAACGCCGCTTCCCCTTCTTCTGTAGCCGGCAAACGATCACAAGGAACCTTGGTCCAACTATCACCGCCGTCTGTGGTTAGAATAACTGAAAGACAGCCATCTGTAGGGTCGCCCATAGCGATACCGTGCTGATCGTCCCAAAAAGCCATGGCGTCATAAAACACCTTAGGATGTGTCTCTGTATAAACATCTTCTATAAAGGTAGGATTGGTCCCCTCTACTCCAATTTTATACAAAACAGCCGGGTTGCCTATAGAAAGTACAAAAACCGCATCCTTGGTTCTGGCAATGGATCTAAAGGCCAAAAGAGAATCCTGATAGCTCACACTGGCCAATTTTGGGATCTGCCCTTCTATCACACCTATCTTTCCATTATTGGCCGCAAACCAGACTGTAGAATCGTTCACGGCTGCGATGGCTCGTATACTAATACTATCTCTAAACACAGCAGTGGCCTCAATTTCGGTGAATTCAGGAGCAAGAGAATCAGTACAAGAATAAAGCCCCAAAACTAAGGAGCATGCAAACAACCAAGAGCGTAACATAAGTGATTTAATTTGCCTACAAATATAAAAGAAAGCAACGGCAAGAAGTATAATGATAATTTAGCCTTGGCTTTAGTTGGTTCTAAACAAATAAGGCTACTTTTGCAGCGATAATGAATACACCCATTCGATTCCATAGAAACCTGGTTTTTGCCACCTTAGACAGTTTGAAACTGATCTTTAACGAGCAAAAACAAGCCGATAAAGTCCTTAAGCAAACCCTTAAACGCGACAAGCGTTGGGGTGCCAGAGATAGAGGTTTTATCGCCGAAACTACATATGACATAGTACGCTGGCAAAGGCTCTACGCCAAAGCGGCCGATGTAAAAGGACCTTATTCCAGAGAAGATCTCTTTAGGCTTTTCGCGGTTTGGGCTGTGCATAAAGGACACACTTTACCCAATTGGCCTCAATTTGAAGGGACCCCGGTTAGACGCATCCGAGGAAAATTCGACGAACTCAAAAGCCAACGTGTTTACAGAGAGTCCATCCCGGACTGGCTAGATGCCATGGGCCTTGAACAACTGGGCGGTAAATGGGAAAAGGAGATTCATGCCTTGAACGAGCAAGCGGAGGTAGTCCTTAGGGCGAACACCCTTAAGACCAATAAAACCAAACTTAAAGACGCCTTGGAAGATGCCGAGATACACACCAAGAGCAGCAAAGTTTGCCCGGATGCGCTCATCCTAGAAGAACGCACCAATGTATTTTCGTTACCTATTTTTAAAGAAGGATGGTTCGAGGTACAAGATATTTCATCGCAGCAAGTAGCTCCCTTATTGGACGTTAAACCCGGTATGCGTGTGGTAGACGCCTGCGCAGGGGCTGGAGGCAAGACCTTACACTTGGCAGCGCTCATGGAAAACAAAGGTCAGATCATCGCTACTGATATCTACGATTTTAAATTGGCCGAATGCAAGCGTCGTGCAAAACGAGCCGGAGCACACAATGTGGAAACCCGATTCATCGACTCGCCTAAGGTCATTAAAAAGCTCTACGGCACTGCAGATCGTGTACTTATAGATGCTCCCTGTAGTGGTTTAGGTGTTTTGAGACGTAATCCCGACAGCAAATGGAAACTCAGCCCGCAGTTTATGGAAGAGATCCAGGAACTACAAGCCGATATTTTAGCCCGCTATTCACGCATGGTGAAAGACGGCGGTAAACTGGTCTATGCTACTTGTTCTATTTTACCTGCGGAGAATGGACTACAAGTAGAAAAATTCCTGGCCTCAGAGGCAGGAGCTGCTTTCAAAAAAGAAGAAGAACGAACGCTATGGCCTAGTGAAACGGGATACGACGGTTTCTATATGTGCCTACTTACCAAATCAAACTAAAATGAAGTTTTACTTAAGCCTATTATTTCTTAGCCTTACTCAACTTGTTCTTGGACAACAACCGTATTATGACGATGTCAATCTCACCCTGACAGGAGAGGCACTCTACACGGAATTGCAAACTAAGATAAGTAATGCCAGTAGCACTTTCGATTATGCAGATGCAAGAGATGCACTACTGTTCACAGACGAAAATCCTTCGAATAGCAGCCAGGTCTTACTGATCTACGGTTATAACGATAGTGACGGAAGCTGTACTACAGACAGAACCCGTTCCAAGAGCCTGTTCGGGGGCATGGAGTGTGAATATAACAGAGAACACGTATTTGCTCGATCTAATGCAGACCCAACCATGGGATCTGTTGATAATTCCACAACTGGGATCGGTGCTGATCCACATAATCTACGCGCCTCAGATCAGCAAATGAATAACAACAAAGGCAATCGCAGGTTCGGAGATAGTAGCGGAAACGCTGGTGTTATTGGCGGAGGTAACTGGTATCCTGGTGATGAGTGGAAAGGTGATGTTGCCCGTATGATGATGTATATGTATACCCGTTACGGAGATCGTTGTTTGCCAGCGCTGATGGGAACTGGTCCAACGCAAGGCAGCACAGATATGTTGCAACTCTTTTTACAGTGGAATGTGGAAGATCCGGTAAGTTTTTATGAAGATCAGCGCAACGATTATCTAGAAACAGCCTACGGAAACAGAAATCCATTTATAGACAACCCGGTGCTGGCTACCATAATTTGGGGTGGTGATACTGCAGAAGACCGTTGGGGCCTCTTGGCTACAGCTACTTTTACTGCGGATGCCTTTGCGCTCTACCCTAACCCAAACACTAGCGGACAACTCAACATCAGCACAAGTTTAGATATAGATAGTGTTAAGATCTACAGCGTAACCGGTCAATTACTGCTAGAAGCACATCAATTTCAAGGAGAAATACTGGATGTTTCTAAGCTGAGTTCTGGACTATATTTGGTACAGATCACCGAAGCCGAAAAACAGTTAGTAAAACGGTTAATTATTCGCTAAATCTTCTTGATTTAGAGGGGAAAAATTTTCTGGAATTGACGTACCTTTGCATTGCAATTGTACGTTAATCCGGCCGTATTATGATTCATTTTTTTGGCGATGCTACCACCGTTTTCGCCGTCCAAGCTACTTCTGACTTTCAAGAATCTGACCTGCAAAAATTAACCTGGCTTTTTGGCAACCGATCACCGATCGAGGGCAAATCTGTTTCTGGAATTTTTATTGGTCCTAGAGCAGCCATGGTGAGTCCGTGGAGTACCAACGCTGTAGAGATCACCCAAAACATGGGTATTAGCGGAATCATTCGTATTGAACAATACGAGGCAGTTAGTGCAGATTACGCAGACTTTGACCCTATGCTAAGCCAAAAGTTCAACGGTCTAAACCAAGAGTTATTCACCATTGATATTGCGCCGGAACCAATAAAGAACATAACCGACATTGCAGGCTTTAATGCCAGTGAGGGCTTGGCCTTGAGCGATGACGAGATTGAATATTTGGAGCAACTGGCCGAACGCTTAGGCAGACCTCTTACAGATAGTGAGGTATTTGGTTTTTCTCAAGTAAACAGTGAACACTGTCGCCACAAGATCTTTAACGGGACCTTCGTTATCGACGGAGAAGAGCAAGACAGCAGTCTCTTTAAACTGATCAAGAAGACCTCAGAAACACATCCCAACAAAATTGTATCGGCCTACAAAGACAATGTGGCTTTTATAGAAGGGCCGGAAGTAACGCAGTTCGCACCAGAGCGTCCGGAAGTTCCTTCCTACTACCAACAAGAAGATTTTGAATCTGTGATCTCTCTTAAAGCAGAGACACACAACTTTCCAACTACTGTAGAACCTTTTAACGGTGCAGCTACAGGTAGCGGTGGAGAGATCCGCGACCGTTTGGCGGGAGGACAAGGTTCTTTACCTCTGGCCGGGACCGCTGTATACATGACAGCTTATTCTCGTCTGAATGAAACTCGTCCCTGGGAACAAAAAATAGACGCCAGAGAATGGCTTTACCAAACTCCACTAGATATTCTTATAAAAGCGTCCAACGGAGCTTCGGACTTTGGAAACAAATTTGGACAACCACTTATTTCTGGCTCGGTCTTAACTTTTGAACACGAAGAAGACGCCAAGGTCTTAGGATTTGACAAGGTGATCATGCTTGCCGGAGGTATTGGTTATGGCAAAAGATCTCAAGCCATTAAGGCAGCACCGGCTAAAGACGATGAGATCGTTATACTTGGTGGAGAGAATTACCGCATTGGAATGGGTGGTGCCGCGGTTTCTTCTGCAGATACAGGAGCTTTTAGCAGCGGAATAGAACTCAATGCTATTCAACGCTCTAACCCTGAGATGCAAAAGCGAGCGGCAAATGCCATTCGCGGTATGATAGAAAGTAAGAACAACCCTATAGTCTCTATTCACGATCACGGTGCCGGAGGGCACTTGAACTGTCTTTCTGAACTGGTTGAAGAAACGGGAGGTCATATCGACTTGGATGCCTTGCCTGTTGGCGACCCTACCCTATCGGCCAAAGAACTTATTGGGAACGAGTCTCAAGAACGTATGGGCTTGGTCATTGGCAGTGAAGACGCTGAGATCTTAAAGCAGGTAGCAGACCGTGAGCGTTCTCCTATGTACAAGGTAGGAAAGGTAACAGATGACCATCGCTTTAAATTCGAAGGGAGCAAATCCGGAGAAAAACCAATGGATTTCATGTTGAGTGATATGTTTGGCAGCTCGCCAAAAACTATCATGGAGGACCAGCGAATTGCCCAAGATTTTGAAGCAATCAAGTACGACCCGGCCGCCCTTAAACAATATGTCTTTGAATTGATGCGCCTGGAGGCGGTAGCTTGTAAAGATTGGTTGACCAACAAAGTGGACCGTTGTGTAAGCGGACGTGTTGCCAAGCAACAATGTGCCGGCCCACTGCAACTGCCTTTGAATAATTGTGGCGTAATGGCCTTAGATTACAAAGGCAAGGAAGGCGTGGCAACAGCCATAGGACATTCCCCAGTTAGCGGTTTGCTCGATCCGGCTGCAGGTAGTCGTAATGCAATTACAGAATCTCTTACCAACATACTTTGGGCACCTATTAAGGATGGCTTGAGTGGGGTTTCACTCTCCGCCAACTGGATGTGGCCCTGTAACAATCCGGGGGAAGATGCACGCTTGTATGAAGCCGTAAAAGCGGTATCAGATTTTGCCATCGAATTAGGGATCAACGTGCCTACGGGTAAGGATTCCCTTTCCATGAAACAGAAATACAAAGACCGCGAAGTCTTGTCACCAGGAACAGTGATCATTTCTGCTGCTGGTCATTGTGACGATATTACTAAAGTGGTGGAGCCTGTCTTGCAGAAAAATGCAGGAAGCGTCTACTATATTGATTTTTCCAAAACTGCGGCTGCCTTAGGCGGTTCCTCCTTTGCGCAGACGCGTTCTGCCTTAGGAAAGACTCCAGCTGATGTCTCTGATGCCAGTTATGTAAAAACAGCTTTCAATACCCTACAAGAACTTATCAGAGCGAATCAGATAGCAGCTGGGCACGATATTGGCTCCGGAGGGCTTATAACTACGCTGGCAGAAATGTGTTTTGCCGATCGTGACTTAGGAGCAACCCTGGACCTAAGCAGTTTGAACGCTGCTGATTTTGCCACAGCCTTATTTGCAGAGAACTGTGGTGTGGTCATTCAAGCGGTACAAGACAATACTGTTGAAAATGCCTTGAATGCTGCTGGAGTTTCCTTTGTAAATCTTGGATCGGCTAATCAAACCACTACACTAGCTTTAAATTTCAAAGGTGATTCTTTGAGTTTTGACATTGATGAACTGCGCGACGCATGGTACGAGACCTCTTATTTGCTAGACAGACAACAAAGTGGTGCCGAAAATGCCAAAGCGCGTTTTGATAACTACAAGAAGCAACCCTTGCGCTTTGAGTTCCCTGCGGAGTTTACCGGAGCGCTTCCGGAGATCGATCCGGCGAAGCCTCGTATCAAAGCAGCCATAATCAGAGAAAAAGGTTCTAACAGTGAGCGCGAAATGGCCAATGCTATGTATTTGGCTGGTTTTGACGTTAAAGACGTTCATATGACAGACCTGATCAGCGGACGCGAAACCTTAGAAGATATTCAATTCATCGGTGCTGTGGGAGGATTCTCCAACAGTGATGTACTTGGTTCTGCCAAAGGTTGGGCCGGAGCCTTCTTGTACAATGAAAAGGCCAAATCTGCACTCGATAACTTCTTTGCCCGCAAAGACACCCTATCGTTAGGCGTTTGTAACGGCTGTCAGTTGTTTGTCGAGTTGGGAGTGATTAATCCGGATCACGACGAAAAACCAAAAATGCTTCATAACGAGACCGGAAAATTCGAATGCAGTTTTACTTCAGTGACCATTCAAGAGAATCCGTCGGTAATGCTTGCCGGACTGGCCGGGAGCACGCTGGGGATCTGGGCTGCACACGGCGAAGGAAAGTTCTCTTTACCCAAAGCAGAATCTGCCTATAATATTGTAGCCAAATACGGTTACGAAGGCTTGCCTGCAAACCCGAACGGTTCCGACTACAACACAGCTATGATGTGCGACGACAGCGGTCG encodes:
- a CDS encoding Spy/CpxP family protein refolding chaperone; the encoded protein is MKKFYYILLLSFMLIGFSADAQRQRPNPGEIEAQKTAFITNNLDLTPEQAQKFWPIYNASEKRMESIRRQQREALMKVRLNGGAVSDSEAWDLIENLMSWEQSMLDERKNLVAQLKGVVTPQQILKLKRAEEEFKRRLLQAMQRRRKN
- a CDS encoding oxidoreductase; translated protein: MLRSWLFACSLVLGLYSCTDSLAPEFTEIEATAVFRDSISIRAIAAVNDSTVWFAANNGKIGVIEGQIPKLASVSYQDSLLAFRSIARTKDAVFVLSIGNPAVLYKIGVEGTNPTFIEDVYTETHPKVFYDAMAFWDDQHGIAMGDPTDGCLSVILTTDGGDSWTKVPCDRLPATEEGEAAFAASNSNIAVFGNSAWLVSGGKRARVFKTTDRGQTWKVYETPIIEGQAMTGIYSVAFQDAKNGIIFGGNWDAKEDNGGNKAITTDGGKTWNLISDQAGPGYRSCVRYLPNTKGQGIVAVGIPGVSYSNDGGESWVELTKESYYNIQFVNDSTAFASGYGKIDKLIFK
- a CDS encoding RsmB/NOP family class I SAM-dependent RNA methyltransferase; the encoded protein is MRFHRNLVFATLDSLKLIFNEQKQADKVLKQTLKRDKRWGARDRGFIAETTYDIVRWQRLYAKAADVKGPYSREDLFRLFAVWAVHKGHTLPNWPQFEGTPVRRIRGKFDELKSQRVYRESIPDWLDAMGLEQLGGKWEKEIHALNEQAEVVLRANTLKTNKTKLKDALEDAEIHTKSSKVCPDALILEERTNVFSLPIFKEGWFEVQDISSQQVAPLLDVKPGMRVVDACAGAGGKTLHLAALMENKGQIIATDIYDFKLAECKRRAKRAGAHNVETRFIDSPKVIKKLYGTADRVLIDAPCSGLGVLRRNPDSKWKLSPQFMEEIQELQADILARYSRMVKDGGKLVYATCSILPAENGLQVEKFLASEAGAAFKKEEERTLWPSETGYDGFYMCLLTKSN
- a CDS encoding endonuclease — encoded protein: MKFYLSLLFLSLTQLVLGQQPYYDDVNLTLTGEALYTELQTKISNASSTFDYADARDALLFTDENPSNSSQVLLIYGYNDSDGSCTTDRTRSKSLFGGMECEYNREHVFARSNADPTMGSVDNSTTGIGADPHNLRASDQQMNNNKGNRRFGDSSGNAGVIGGGNWYPGDEWKGDVARMMMYMYTRYGDRCLPALMGTGPTQGSTDMLQLFLQWNVEDPVSFYEDQRNDYLETAYGNRNPFIDNPVLATIIWGGDTAEDRWGLLATATFTADAFALYPNPNTSGQLNISTSLDIDSVKIYSVTGQLLLEAHQFQGEILDVSKLSSGLYLVQITEAEKQLVKRLIIR
- the purL gene encoding phosphoribosylformylglycinamidine synthase — protein: MIHFFGDATTVFAVQATSDFQESDLQKLTWLFGNRSPIEGKSVSGIFIGPRAAMVSPWSTNAVEITQNMGISGIIRIEQYEAVSADYADFDPMLSQKFNGLNQELFTIDIAPEPIKNITDIAGFNASEGLALSDDEIEYLEQLAERLGRPLTDSEVFGFSQVNSEHCRHKIFNGTFVIDGEEQDSSLFKLIKKTSETHPNKIVSAYKDNVAFIEGPEVTQFAPERPEVPSYYQQEDFESVISLKAETHNFPTTVEPFNGAATGSGGEIRDRLAGGQGSLPLAGTAVYMTAYSRLNETRPWEQKIDAREWLYQTPLDILIKASNGASDFGNKFGQPLISGSVLTFEHEEDAKVLGFDKVIMLAGGIGYGKRSQAIKAAPAKDDEIVILGGENYRIGMGGAAVSSADTGAFSSGIELNAIQRSNPEMQKRAANAIRGMIESKNNPIVSIHDHGAGGHLNCLSELVEETGGHIDLDALPVGDPTLSAKELIGNESQERMGLVIGSEDAEILKQVADRERSPMYKVGKVTDDHRFKFEGSKSGEKPMDFMLSDMFGSSPKTIMEDQRIAQDFEAIKYDPAALKQYVFELMRLEAVACKDWLTNKVDRCVSGRVAKQQCAGPLQLPLNNCGVMALDYKGKEGVATAIGHSPVSGLLDPAAGSRNAITESLTNILWAPIKDGLSGVSLSANWMWPCNNPGEDARLYEAVKAVSDFAIELGINVPTGKDSLSMKQKYKDREVLSPGTVIISAAGHCDDITKVVEPVLQKNAGSVYYIDFSKTAAALGGSSFAQTRSALGKTPADVSDASYVKTAFNTLQELIRANQIAAGHDIGSGGLITTLAEMCFADRDLGATLDLSSLNAADFATALFAENCGVVIQAVQDNTVENALNAAGVSFVNLGSANQTTTLALNFKGDSLSFDIDELRDAWYETSYLLDRQQSGAENAKARFDNYKKQPLRFEFPAEFTGALPEIDPAKPRIKAAIIREKGSNSEREMANAMYLAGFDVKDVHMTDLISGRETLEDIQFIGAVGGFSNSDVLGSAKGWAGAFLYNEKAKSALDNFFARKDTLSLGVCNGCQLFVELGVINPDHDEKPKMLHNETGKFECSFTSVTIQENPSVMLAGLAGSTLGIWAAHGEGKFSLPKAESAYNIVAKYGYEGLPANPNGSDYNTAMMCDDSGRHLVMMPHLERSTFPWNWGHYPADRDDKVTPWLQAFVNARKWLEENMEG